The following coding sequences lie in one Xanthomonas hyacinthi genomic window:
- a CDS encoding dicarboxylate/amino acid:cation symporter: protein MHIPTSPAGGVVHRHLPFYRQLYFQVVVAIVLGALLGHLAPAFAEQLKPLGDAFIKLVKMIIAPVIFLTIVTGIAGMTQLKTVGRVFVKAMVYFLFFSTLALVIGMIVAHVVQPGAGMNINAADLDQSAVHSYVEKSHELTLVGFLMDIIPKTLLSPFVGDNILQVLFVAVLFGVSLALVGERGRPVLNLLEALVAPLFKLVHILMKAAPIGAFGAIAFTIGKYGVESLVNLAWLVGSFYATALLFVLVILGAVARLCGFSIFKLIRYLKAELLLVLGTSSSESALPSLMEKMEQAGCEKSVVGLVIPTGYSFNLDGTNIYMTLAALFIAQATNTELTLGHQIALLLVAMLSSKGAAGVTGAGFITLAATLAVVPEVPVAGMALILGVDRFMSECRSLTNFIGNAVATVVVSRWENALDRERLRLALDGGGDALPAAAIASVATR, encoded by the coding sequence ATGCATATCCCAACTTCCCCGGCCGGCGGCGTCGTGCATCGGCACCTGCCGTTCTACCGGCAGCTGTATTTCCAGGTGGTGGTCGCCATCGTGCTCGGTGCGCTGCTCGGCCACCTCGCACCGGCCTTCGCCGAGCAGCTCAAGCCCCTGGGCGACGCGTTCATCAAGCTGGTGAAGATGATCATCGCGCCGGTGATCTTCCTGACCATCGTCACCGGCATCGCCGGCATGACCCAGCTGAAGACGGTGGGCCGGGTGTTCGTCAAGGCGATGGTGTATTTCCTGTTCTTCTCCACGCTGGCGCTGGTGATCGGCATGATCGTCGCCCACGTGGTGCAGCCGGGCGCCGGCATGAACATCAATGCGGCCGACCTGGACCAGAGCGCGGTGCACAGCTACGTGGAGAAGTCGCACGAGCTGACCCTGGTCGGCTTCCTGATGGACATCATCCCGAAGACGCTGCTCAGCCCGTTCGTCGGCGACAACATCCTGCAGGTACTGTTCGTGGCGGTGCTGTTCGGCGTGTCGCTGGCGCTGGTCGGCGAGCGCGGCAGGCCGGTGCTGAACCTGCTCGAGGCGCTGGTCGCGCCGCTGTTCAAGCTGGTGCACATCCTGATGAAGGCCGCGCCGATCGGTGCGTTCGGCGCGATCGCCTTCACCATCGGCAAGTACGGGGTGGAGTCGCTGGTCAACCTGGCCTGGCTGGTGGGGTCGTTCTACGCGACCGCGCTGCTGTTCGTGCTGGTGATCCTGGGCGCGGTGGCGCGTCTGTGCGGCTTCTCGATCTTCAAGCTGATCCGCTACCTGAAGGCGGAACTGCTGCTGGTGCTGGGCACCTCCTCGTCCGAATCGGCGCTGCCCTCGCTGATGGAGAAGATGGAGCAGGCCGGCTGCGAGAAGTCGGTGGTCGGCTTGGTGATTCCGACCGGCTATTCGTTCAACCTGGATGGCACCAACATCTATATGACCCTGGCCGCGCTGTTCATCGCCCAGGCGACCAATACCGAACTGACCCTGGGCCACCAGATCGCGCTGCTGCTGGTGGCGATGCTCAGCTCCAAGGGCGCCGCCGGCGTCACCGGTGCCGGTTTCATCACCCTGGCGGCGACGCTGGCGGTGGTGCCGGAAGTGCCGGTGGCGGGTATGGCGCTGATCCTGGGGGTGGACCGCTTCATGAGCGAATGCCGCTCGCTGACCAACTTCATCGGCAATGCGGTGGCCACCGTGGTGGTGTCGCGCTGGGAGAACGCGCTCGACCGCGAGCGCCTGCGGCTGGCGCTGGACGGCGGCGGGGATGCGCTGCCGGCGGCGGCGATCGCATCCGTCGCGACCCGCTGA
- a CDS encoding OprO/OprP family phosphate-selective porin, which yields MRHTLLFAALCLTAAAPAAASSFDDWPTKVAFNDGTELALTGNYGYDWNNFSDDDARLEDDNAFRRKEFGATLKKKGVYDAMVYFDFQSKLWLDVFFRFETKALFGSDYGKVRLGYIKVPVGLEGVTSSRADSFLETALPIQAIYQGRRTGVEWTFERQQYLLQAGAYGGKDLQGDNPGTTQAVRGVWTPFKAEGDVLHLGLAYSQENPRGYHNGLDVSFSPRVRLRARPEAGLTDVRLVDSGTLVDADQVRRTGLEGIWIKGPFSLQGEALRAEVTRDNGRPDYSADGQYVFASYLLTGESRPYSAGNVGNVKPANAYGAVELLLRYSRLDLDDGSVLGGRQHDWTLGANWYLTSHFKFQANYVRADAARAGVHTKPDSIDLRAQIQF from the coding sequence ATGCGCCATACCCTTCTCTTCGCTGCGCTGTGCCTGACCGCCGCCGCTCCCGCCGCCGCCAGCAGCTTCGACGACTGGCCGACCAAGGTCGCCTTCAACGACGGCACTGAACTGGCGCTGACCGGCAACTACGGCTACGATTGGAACAACTTCTCCGACGACGATGCGCGCCTGGAGGACGACAACGCGTTCCGGCGCAAGGAATTCGGCGCCACGCTGAAAAAGAAGGGCGTGTACGACGCGATGGTGTACTTCGACTTCCAGTCCAAGCTGTGGCTGGACGTGTTCTTCCGCTTCGAGACCAAGGCGCTGTTCGGCAGCGACTACGGCAAGGTGCGGCTGGGCTACATCAAGGTGCCGGTCGGCCTGGAAGGCGTGACCAGCTCGCGCGCCGACAGCTTCCTGGAAACCGCGCTGCCGATCCAGGCGATCTACCAGGGCCGCCGCACCGGTGTGGAGTGGACCTTCGAGCGCCAGCAGTACCTGCTGCAGGCCGGCGCGTACGGCGGCAAGGACCTGCAGGGCGACAACCCCGGCACCACCCAGGCGGTGCGCGGCGTGTGGACCCCGTTCAAGGCCGAGGGCGACGTGCTGCACCTGGGCCTGGCCTACTCGCAGGAAAACCCGCGCGGCTACCACAACGGCCTGGACGTGAGCTTCAGCCCGCGCGTGCGCCTGCGTGCGCGCCCGGAAGCCGGCCTGACCGATGTGCGCCTGGTCGACTCGGGCACCCTGGTCGATGCCGATCAGGTGCGCCGTACCGGCCTGGAGGGGATCTGGATCAAGGGACCGTTCTCGCTGCAGGGCGAGGCGCTGCGTGCAGAGGTGACCCGCGACAACGGCCGCCCCGACTACAGCGCCGACGGCCAGTACGTGTTCGCCAGCTACCTGCTGACCGGCGAGTCGCGCCCGTACAGCGCCGGCAACGTGGGCAACGTCAAGCCGGCCAATGCCTACGGCGCGGTCGAGCTGCTGCTGCGCTACAGCCGCCTGGATCTGGACGACGGCAGCGTGCTCGGCGGCCGCCAGCACGACTGGACCCTGGGCGCCAACTGGTACCTGACCAGCCACTTCAAGTTCCAGGCCAACTACGTGCGCGCCGACGCCGCGCGCGCCGGCGTGCACACCAAGCCGGACTCGATCGACCTGCGCGCGCAGATCCAGTTCTGA
- a CDS encoding PAS-domain containing protein, whose product MHPASRYRRLALLLIAVGGGMALAMLSAGHFAEQRARRAESRQLRQQLELYAQTLQQRIDRYRTLPQVLALDPELRNALTQPLDAAAHQRLNLKLERANDVTRSSTLTLIDASGIAVAASNWRLASSNVGADYSFRPYVKQALAQGSGRFYGIGMTTGVPGYFLSQAIRNDAGRTLGVIVIKIELAALEREWLRVPDVVLVSDRHGVVFLSSRDAWRYRQLQPLSAREREELLATRQYARQTLLPAQRRSLATLDDGGQVMRIDAPAQRAPLLWQSMALPERGWRLHLLHDIGGSRAAGRAAALAAAGIWLALVFLGLLFQQRQRLARLRQRSRRELESLLQQHAQELRTAQDGVVQAAQQADTGLSRSLEHLPQGVVIIDAQLRLVAWNSRYLEIFRFPPELIRIGRPIEEVFRYNARRGLLGPGPVEAAIQRRLDHLRSGRPHMRESEKDDGTVLEIRGNPLPDGGFVTSYADITSYKNAARELRSLADALEHRVAERTRDLAAAKREAENANRYKTRFVASAVHDLLQPLNAARMFVSALRGKLHDADARQIADHVDNALVAQDAILNSLLDISRLEAGTLKTQLRDFALGPLLQTLAHEFGIVAQDRGLRLDYLPTRAAVRSDETLLRRILQNFLSNAVRYTPRGRVLLGCRRDGDSLRIEVHDQGPGIPEALQQEIFEEFRRLGDGVAHDRGAGLGLAIVERIGRLLGHRIGLRSQLGRGSVFAVTVALGDAAAAAQAQAPTAVASDNGDDPILHGCRVWCIDDDPRVCEASRALLERWACRVELAAGPDAALAAAQPAQAPELLLLDVRMGEHEGPSLFVQLCARWNAEPRVILVTAEPDPALRALARAHDWGFLSKPVRAPALRALMTQMLLRRG is encoded by the coding sequence ATGCATCCCGCCTCGCGCTATCGCCGCCTCGCCCTGCTGTTGATCGCCGTCGGCGGCGGCATGGCGCTGGCGATGCTGTCGGCCGGGCATTTCGCCGAACAGCGCGCGCGGCGCGCCGAGAGCCGGCAACTGCGCCAGCAGCTGGAGCTGTACGCGCAGACCCTGCAGCAGCGCATCGACCGCTACCGCACCCTGCCGCAGGTGCTGGCGCTGGATCCGGAACTGCGCAACGCACTGACCCAGCCGCTGGACGCGGCCGCGCACCAGCGGCTGAACCTGAAGCTGGAACGCGCCAACGACGTCACCCGCTCCTCGACGCTGACCCTGATCGACGCCAGCGGCATCGCCGTGGCCGCCAGCAACTGGCGCCTGGCCAGCAGCAACGTCGGCGCCGACTACAGCTTCCGCCCCTACGTGAAGCAGGCGCTGGCGCAGGGCAGCGGCCGTTTCTACGGCATCGGCATGACCACCGGCGTGCCCGGCTATTTCCTGTCGCAGGCGATCCGCAACGACGCCGGCCGCACCCTCGGCGTGATCGTGATCAAGATCGAGCTGGCCGCATTGGAACGCGAATGGCTGCGCGTGCCCGACGTGGTACTGGTCAGCGACCGCCACGGGGTGGTGTTCCTGTCCAGCCGCGACGCCTGGCGCTATCGCCAGTTGCAGCCGCTGAGCGCGCGCGAACGCGAGGAACTGCTCGCCACCCGCCAATACGCCCGGCAGACCTTGCTGCCGGCGCAGCGGCGCAGCCTGGCCACGCTGGACGACGGCGGCCAGGTGATGCGCATCGACGCACCGGCGCAGCGCGCGCCGCTGCTGTGGCAGAGCATGGCGCTGCCGGAGCGCGGCTGGCGCCTGCACCTGCTGCACGACATCGGCGGCAGCCGCGCCGCCGGCCGCGCCGCCGCGCTGGCCGCGGCCGGGATCTGGCTGGCGCTGGTGTTCCTGGGCCTGCTGTTCCAGCAGCGCCAGCGCCTGGCGCGGCTGCGCCAGCGCAGCCGGCGCGAACTGGAATCGCTGCTGCAACAGCACGCGCAGGAACTGCGTACCGCGCAGGACGGCGTGGTGCAGGCCGCGCAGCAGGCCGATACCGGCCTCAGCCGCAGCCTGGAGCATCTGCCGCAGGGCGTGGTGATCATCGATGCGCAGCTGCGCCTGGTGGCGTGGAATTCGCGCTACCTGGAGATCTTCCGCTTCCCGCCGGAGCTGATCCGCATCGGCCGCCCGATCGAGGAGGTGTTCCGCTACAACGCGCGCCGCGGCCTGCTCGGTCCCGGCCCGGTGGAGGCGGCGATCCAGCGCCGCCTGGACCACCTGCGCAGCGGCCGCCCGCACATGCGCGAGAGCGAGAAGGACGACGGCACGGTGCTGGAGATCCGCGGCAATCCGCTGCCCGACGGCGGCTTCGTCACCAGCTATGCCGACATCACCAGCTACAAGAACGCCGCGCGCGAACTGCGCTCGCTGGCCGACGCGCTGGAGCACCGCGTCGCCGAGCGCACTCGCGACCTGGCCGCTGCCAAGCGCGAGGCCGAGAACGCCAACCGCTACAAGACCCGTTTCGTCGCCTCGGCGGTGCACGATCTGCTGCAGCCGCTCAACGCCGCGCGCATGTTCGTCTCCGCGCTGCGCGGCAAGCTGCACGACGCCGACGCGCGGCAGATCGCCGACCACGTCGACAACGCGCTGGTCGCGCAGGACGCGATCCTCAACAGCCTGCTGGACATCTCGCGGCTGGAGGCAGGCACGCTGAAGACGCAGCTGCGCGACTTCGCGCTGGGCCCGCTGCTGCAGACCCTGGCGCACGAATTCGGCATCGTCGCGCAGGACCGCGGCCTGCGCCTGGACTACCTGCCCACCCGCGCCGCGGTGCGCAGCGACGAGACCCTGCTGCGGCGCATCCTGCAGAACTTCCTGTCCAACGCGGTGCGCTACACCCCGCGCGGACGCGTGCTGCTGGGCTGCCGCCGCGACGGCGACAGTCTGCGCATCGAGGTCCACGACCAGGGTCCGGGCATCCCCGAGGCGCTGCAGCAGGAGATCTTCGAGGAGTTCCGCCGCCTCGGCGACGGCGTCGCCCACGACCGCGGCGCCGGCCTGGGCCTGGCGATCGTGGAGCGGATCGGGCGCCTGCTCGGCCACCGCATCGGCCTGCGCTCGCAGCTCGGCCGCGGCAGCGTGTTCGCGGTCACCGTGGCGCTGGGCGACGCCGCCGCCGCGGCGCAGGCGCAGGCGCCGACCGCGGTGGCCAGCGACAACGGCGACGACCCGATCCTGCACGGCTGCCGGGTGTGGTGCATCGACGACGACCCGCGCGTGTGCGAGGCCAGCCGCGCGCTGCTGGAACGCTGGGCGTGCCGGGTGGAACTGGCGGCCGGCCCCGACGCGGCGCTGGCTGCGGCGCAGCCGGCGCAGGCGCCGGAGCTGCTGCTGCTGGACGTGCGCATGGGCGAGCACGAAGGGCCGTCGCTGTTCGTGCAGTTGTGCGCGCGCTGGAACGCCGAGCCGCGGGTGATCCTGGTCACCGCCGAGCCGGACCCGGCGCTGCGCGCGCTGGCCCGGGCACACGACTGGGGCTTCCTGTCCAAGCCGGTGCGCGCGCCGGCACTGCGCGCCCTGATGACGCAGATGCTGCTGCGCCGGGGTTGA
- a CDS encoding NADP-dependent malic enzyme codes for MSNEDFKQAALDYHRQQPPGKIKVAATKPMLTQRDLSLAYSPGVAFACEAIVADPQQASELTARGNLVAVISNGTAVLGLGNIGPLASKPVMEGKGVLFQKFAGIDVFDIEIDESDPDKLVDIIASLEPTFGGINLEDIKAPECFVVERKLRERMNIPVFHDDQHGTAIIVGAAVLNALVVTGKKIEEVRLATTGMGAAGVSCVNMLVSLGLKPENILALDRSGVIHTGRTDLDPDKRRYARDTDKRTLAEIVEGADIFLGLSAAGILKPEMVATMAPQPVIFALANPNPEITPEAAKAVRPDAIIGTGRSDYPNQINNVLCFPYLFRGALDVGATGINEAMKIACVKAIAAMARREASDLGAAYGGETPSFGPEYLIPRPLDPRLLVELSSAVAQAAMDSGVATRPIADMEAYRDKLGQFVYRTSLMMKPVYDRARADKQRVVYAEGEEEVVLRAVQSVIDEGLAFPILIGRPDVIEARIQRLGLRITAGVDFEITNILDDPRFNDYWQYYHALTERRGVTVSAAKELMRSRPTLIAAVMVARGEADALLTGVVGRFHKKLGYARSVIPLEPRVSSTSAMTAVINPQGAFFFLDTHVQEDPSMEQIVEATLQAAYRLKLFGIEPNIALLSHSNFGSHDSRDALKMRQVREALLKRNPKLNIDGEMQGDTAWDEALRKQIMPNSTLKGRANLFVLPNLEAANIAYNLVRVFTDGVAIGPILMGISKPVHILTTSATSRRVMNMTAIAAVDAQIRKQLEAEKGG; via the coding sequence ATGTCAAACGAAGATTTCAAGCAGGCCGCCCTCGACTATCACCGCCAGCAGCCGCCGGGCAAGATCAAGGTGGCCGCGACCAAGCCGATGCTGACCCAGCGCGACCTGTCGCTGGCCTATTCGCCGGGCGTGGCCTTCGCCTGCGAGGCGATCGTCGCCGATCCGCAGCAGGCCAGCGAGCTGACCGCGCGCGGCAACCTGGTGGCGGTGATCAGCAACGGCACCGCGGTGCTGGGCCTGGGCAACATCGGCCCACTGGCGTCCAAGCCGGTGATGGAAGGCAAGGGCGTGCTGTTCCAGAAGTTCGCCGGCATCGACGTGTTCGACATCGAGATCGACGAGAGCGACCCGGACAAGCTGGTCGACATCATCGCCAGCCTCGAACCGACCTTCGGCGGCATCAACCTGGAAGACATCAAGGCGCCGGAATGCTTCGTGGTCGAGCGCAAGCTGCGCGAACGGATGAACATCCCGGTGTTCCACGACGACCAGCACGGCACCGCGATCATCGTCGGCGCCGCGGTGCTCAATGCGCTGGTGGTGACCGGCAAGAAGATCGAAGAGGTCAGGCTCGCCACCACCGGCATGGGCGCGGCAGGCGTCTCCTGCGTCAACATGCTGGTGTCGCTGGGCCTGAAGCCGGAGAACATCCTGGCGCTGGACCGCAGCGGGGTGATCCACACCGGTCGCACCGACCTGGACCCGGACAAGCGGCGCTACGCGCGCGACACCGACAAGCGCACCCTGGCCGAGATCGTCGAGGGCGCGGACATCTTCCTCGGCCTGTCGGCGGCCGGCATCCTCAAGCCGGAGATGGTGGCGACGATGGCGCCGCAGCCGGTGATCTTCGCGCTGGCCAATCCCAATCCGGAAATCACCCCGGAAGCGGCCAAGGCGGTGCGCCCGGACGCGATCATCGGCACCGGCCGTTCGGACTACCCGAACCAGATCAACAACGTGCTGTGCTTCCCGTACCTGTTCCGCGGCGCGCTCGACGTCGGCGCCACCGGCATCAACGAGGCGATGAAGATCGCCTGCGTCAAGGCGATCGCGGCGATGGCGCGGCGCGAGGCGTCCGACCTGGGCGCGGCCTACGGCGGCGAGACGCCGAGCTTCGGCCCCGAGTACCTGATCCCGCGGCCGCTGGATCCGCGCCTGCTGGTCGAGCTGTCCTCGGCGGTGGCGCAGGCGGCGATGGACTCGGGCGTGGCCACGCGCCCGATCGCCGACATGGAGGCCTACCGCGACAAGCTCGGTCAGTTCGTCTACCGCACCAGCCTGATGATGAAGCCGGTCTACGACCGCGCCCGCGCCGACAAGCAGCGCGTGGTCTACGCCGAGGGCGAAGAGGAAGTGGTGCTGCGCGCGGTGCAGAGCGTGATCGACGAAGGCCTGGCGTTCCCGATCCTGATCGGCCGCCCGGACGTGATCGAAGCGCGCATCCAGCGCCTGGGCCTGCGCATCACCGCCGGCGTGGACTTCGAGATCACCAACATCCTCGACGATCCCCGCTTCAACGATTACTGGCAGTACTACCACGCGCTGACCGAGCGCCGCGGCGTCACCGTCTCCGCGGCCAAGGAATTGATGCGCTCGCGGCCGACCCTGATCGCTGCGGTGATGGTCGCCCGCGGCGAAGCCGACGCGCTGCTCACCGGCGTGGTCGGCCGCTTCCACAAGAAGCTCGGCTACGCGCGCAGCGTGATCCCGCTGGAACCGCGGGTCAGCTCGACCTCGGCGATGACCGCGGTGATCAACCCGCAGGGCGCGTTCTTCTTCCTGGACACGCACGTGCAGGAAGACCCGAGCATGGAGCAGATCGTGGAGGCCACGCTGCAGGCCGCATACCGGCTCAAGCTGTTCGGCATCGAGCCGAACATCGCGCTGCTGTCGCATTCCAACTTCGGCAGCCACGACTCGCGCGATGCACTGAAGATGCGCCAGGTGCGCGAGGCGCTGCTCAAGCGCAATCCCAAGCTCAACATCGACGGCGAGATGCAGGGTGACACCGCCTGGGACGAGGCGCTGCGCAAGCAGATCATGCCCAACAGCACCTTGAAGGGCCGCGCCAACCTGTTCGTGCTGCCGAACCTGGAAGCGGCCAACATCGCCTACAACCTGGTGCGCGTGTTCACCGACGGCGTGGCGATCGGTCCGATCCTGATGGGCATCTCCAAGCCGGTGCACATCCTCACCACCAGCGCCACCTCGCGCCGGGTGATGAACATGACCGCGATCGCTGCGGTCGATGCGCAGATCCGCAAGCAGTTGGAGGCGGAGAAAGGGGGCTGA
- a CDS encoding helix-turn-helix transcriptional regulator yields MDHGAVAARIRSARKALGLSQGALGRRLGVHRATVAHWERADGFVPSVDNLRVLSKELQVDFEWLAVGRMTGKTEPSSAAPSSRRDLESRLLQLSRHVPVSFLATVVALLESASTYLE; encoded by the coding sequence ATGGATCATGGTGCAGTGGCAGCACGTATCCGTTCTGCGCGCAAGGCACTAGGCCTCTCGCAGGGTGCACTGGGGAGGAGGCTTGGAGTGCATCGGGCCACTGTCGCCCATTGGGAGCGCGCAGATGGTTTCGTTCCCAGTGTCGACAACCTGCGTGTGCTCAGCAAGGAACTGCAGGTTGATTTCGAGTGGTTGGCGGTTGGTCGCATGACCGGCAAGACCGAGCCATCGAGCGCTGCACCAAGTTCACGCCGCGACCTCGAATCGCGCCTGCTACAGCTCTCCAGGCATGTCCCGGTTTCCTTTCTTGCCACGGTCGTCGCGCTGCTGGAGAGCGCCAGCACCTATCTGGAATGA
- a CDS encoding DUF5713 family protein has product MPIRNQQIAYYPFLQEMLDDDYFPSFLVGKGQKILLRLCEAIEAQAPADLPALYRLTHAATEEFNALALEFEAHDSEIETAARDNIGVDFLYIAKTYGFDAADAEELIAPHEW; this is encoded by the coding sequence ATGCCCATCCGCAACCAGCAGATCGCCTACTACCCGTTCCTGCAGGAAATGCTGGACGACGACTATTTCCCTTCCTTCCTGGTCGGCAAGGGCCAGAAGATCCTGTTGCGGCTGTGCGAGGCGATCGAGGCGCAGGCCCCGGCCGACCTGCCGGCGCTGTACCGGCTGACCCACGCCGCCACCGAGGAATTCAACGCCCTGGCGCTGGAGTTCGAGGCGCACGACAGCGAGATCGAGACCGCCGCGCGCGACAACATCGGCGTGGACTTCCTGTACATCGCCAAGACCTACGGCTTCGACGCCGCCGACGCCGAGGAGCTGATCGCGCCGCACGAGTGGTGA
- a CDS encoding HlyD family secretion protein: MSQGLFREEVMQARRASWLGGISLAQPLQAWVFASAAAIAATSVLVFLCIGTYTHRSTVTGQLVPTKGLATVMAPATGVVTRLDASEGQRVEAGQILGVVTVPRATLASGDTEAALQRHLRQRGDGLRSSEQAQLQQLDAQEQGLRAQLVNLQQELVQVNGEVATRRSQITLANEVLQRWRQLQDGKYVSVLQIKQQESSMLEYTSQMQALQRQATEMRRSVAQIEQQLGMLPGQRGSIRAEYKRDSAVVEQEQVQNQASGALVMKAPVAGVIATQMAKLGQAIQAGQPLLTLLPDGGKLEAELLVPSRGIGFIKPGDRVALRYQAYPYQKFGHQDGKVVRISRSPVSLSELDSIIDKAEQSKPFYRVNVALARQTITAYGASETLKPGMLLDAGIEGEERYLIEWVLEPVYSLNKKNGV; the protein is encoded by the coding sequence ATGAGCCAGGGCCTATTCCGGGAAGAAGTCATGCAGGCCCGCCGTGCCAGTTGGCTAGGCGGTATCTCCCTGGCGCAGCCGTTGCAGGCATGGGTATTTGCAAGCGCGGCCGCAATTGCGGCGACATCGGTGCTGGTATTCCTGTGCATTGGCACCTACACGCATCGGTCCACTGTGACCGGACAACTGGTACCGACCAAGGGCCTGGCGACGGTGATGGCGCCCGCCACCGGGGTTGTCACCCGGCTTGACGCGAGCGAAGGCCAGCGCGTCGAGGCCGGGCAGATCCTTGGCGTAGTGACGGTGCCGCGCGCGACGCTGGCAAGCGGCGATACCGAGGCTGCCTTGCAGCGCCATCTGCGCCAGCGAGGGGATGGGTTGAGGTCTTCCGAACAGGCACAGCTGCAGCAGTTGGATGCACAGGAGCAGGGGCTGCGCGCGCAACTGGTCAATCTGCAGCAGGAATTGGTGCAGGTGAACGGTGAAGTCGCCACCCGTCGCAGCCAGATCACCCTCGCCAATGAAGTGCTGCAACGCTGGCGCCAGTTGCAGGATGGCAAGTACGTCAGCGTGCTACAGATAAAGCAGCAGGAGTCCAGCATGCTGGAATACACCAGCCAGATGCAGGCGTTGCAGCGGCAGGCCACCGAGATGCGGCGCTCCGTTGCGCAGATCGAGCAGCAGTTGGGCATGCTGCCGGGGCAACGCGGGAGCATTCGCGCCGAATACAAGCGGGACAGCGCCGTAGTGGAACAGGAGCAGGTGCAAAACCAAGCTAGTGGGGCGCTGGTAATGAAAGCACCTGTGGCCGGCGTTATTGCCACCCAGATGGCTAAGCTGGGACAGGCAATTCAGGCGGGGCAGCCACTGCTGACTCTATTGCCAGATGGAGGAAAATTGGAGGCTGAGCTGCTGGTGCCTAGTCGAGGGATAGGTTTCATCAAACCAGGCGACAGGGTTGCACTGCGCTATCAGGCTTATCCATATCAAAAATTTGGGCACCAAGATGGAAAAGTAGTCCGCATTAGCCGCAGTCCAGTTAGTCTTAGCGAGCTTGATTCAATAATAGACAAGGCTGAACAGAGTAAGCCGTTTTATCGCGTAAACGTAGCGCTGGCGCGGCAGACTATCACCGCTTATGGGGCGAGTGAGACGTTAAAGCCTGGGATGTTGTTAGACGCTGGTATTGAGGGTGAAGAACGATACCTGATTGAATGGGTGCTCGAGCCGGTCTACTCTTTGAACAAAAAAAATGGTGTCTAA